A section of the Kribbella voronezhensis genome encodes:
- a CDS encoding carbohydrate ABC transporter permease, with product MKNSERTGREGLTAYLFLSPWLAGILLLTIGPMLYSAYLAFTDYDLLSAPRWIGLGNFRRMFSADPRYLSSVRVTLVYVAVSVPLLLIVSMALALLLNKGIRFLSGYRALFYLPSLMGASVAIAVLWRQIFGGTGLVNQVLGLFGIKHGSWVGSPGTALWTIVTLNLWAFGATMIIFLAGLRQVPAELHEAAAVDGAGPIRRFFSVTLPLMTPLIFFNLLLDTIHAFQAFTGAFVVSRGTGGPTDSTLFYTLYLYQQGFAELKMGYASAMAWALVIVLAAFTGFLFLTARRWVYYGDER from the coding sequence CCTGCTGCTGACGATCGGGCCGATGCTGTACTCGGCGTACCTCGCCTTCACCGACTACGACCTGCTGAGCGCGCCCAGGTGGATCGGCCTCGGGAACTTCCGCCGGATGTTCTCCGCGGACCCGAGGTACCTGTCGTCGGTCAGGGTCACCCTCGTCTATGTCGCGGTCTCGGTGCCGTTGCTGCTGATCGTGTCGATGGCGCTCGCCCTGCTGCTGAACAAGGGAATCAGGTTCCTGTCCGGTTACCGCGCGCTGTTCTATCTGCCCTCGCTGATGGGCGCGAGCGTCGCGATCGCCGTGCTGTGGCGGCAGATCTTCGGTGGGACCGGGCTGGTGAACCAGGTGCTCGGTCTGTTCGGCATCAAGCACGGCAGCTGGGTCGGCAGTCCCGGCACCGCGCTGTGGACGATCGTCACACTCAACTTGTGGGCGTTCGGCGCCACGATGATCATCTTCCTGGCCGGCCTGCGCCAGGTCCCGGCGGAGTTGCACGAGGCAGCCGCGGTCGACGGCGCCGGGCCGATCCGTCGCTTTTTCAGCGTCACGCTGCCGCTGATGACGCCGCTGATCTTCTTCAACCTGCTGCTCGACACGATCCACGCGTTCCAGGCGTTCACCGGCGCGTTCGTGGTCAGCCGTGGCACGGGCGGCCCCACCGACTCGACCTTGTTCTACACGCTCTACCTGTACCAGCAGGGATTCGCCGAACTGAAGATGGGCTACGCCTCGGCGATGGCCTGGGCGCTGGTGATCGTGCTGGCTGCCTTCACCGGTTTCCTCTTCCTCACCGCCCGGCGCTGGGTCTACTACGGAGACGAACG